CGTTCTCGGTGACCGTCTTGTTGCCGAGCAGGCGGAAGTCCTGGAACACGGTGCCGATGTCGCGACGGAGCCGCGGCACCTTCCAGCTGGCGAGGCGGTTGATCTCCTTGCCGGCGACGTAGACGCGCCCGCTGGTGGCGCGGTACTCGCGCAGCACCAGACGCAGGAACGTCGACTTGCCAGACCCCGAGGAACCGACCAGGAAGACGAACTCGCCCTTCTCGACGTCGACCGTCACCTGGTCGAGCGCGGAGTGGGCGTGGCCGGGGTAGGTCTTGGTGACCTTTTCGAAGCGAATCACGTGAATCGAGGTTACGCGAGCATCCTGAGGATTCAGGGATCCTCGCGACGCGCTCAGGCCTCGGCGCGCTCGGCACCCCGGCGCCAGCGGATGCCGGCCTCGATGAACGGATCGATGTCGCCGTCGAAGACCGAGCTGGGGTTGCCGCTCTCGTAGCCGGTGCGCAGGTCCTTGACGATCTGATACGGGTTGAGCACGTAGTTGCGCATCTGGTCACCCCACGACGCCTGTACGTCGCCGCGCATGCCGTCGAGGTGGGCCTTCTCCTCGGCCTTCTTCAGCGCCAGCAGCTTGGCCTTCAGCACCACCATGGCGCTGGCCTTGTTCTGCAGCTGGCTCTTCTCGTTCTGGCAGGAGACGACGGTGCCGGTGGGGATGTGGGTCAGCCGCACCGCGGAGTCGGTGGTGTTGACCGACTGGCCGCCGGGGCCGCCCGACCGGTAGACGTCGGTGCGGATCTCCTCGTCGGGGATGTCGATCTCGTCGGTCTGCTCGAGCACCGGCACCACCTCGACCGCGGCGAAGCTGGTCTGTCGGCGGCCCTGGTTGTCGAAGGGGCTGATGCGCACCAAGCGGTGTGTGCCGGCCTCGACCGACAGCGTGCCGTAGGCGTACGGCGCGTGAATCGCGAACGTCGCCGACTTGAGGCCGGCTTCCTCGGCGTAGGAGGTCTCGTAGACCTCGACGGGGTAGTTGTGCTGCTCGGCCCAGCGTGTGTACATGCGCATCAGCATCTCGGCGAAGTCGGCGGCATCCACTCCCCCGGCGCCCGAGCGGATGCTGACCAGCGCCTCGCGGACGTCGTACTCACCGTTGAGGAGGGTGCGGATCTCGAGGGACTCGACGGACTTCTTGATCCGCAGGAGCTCCCTCTCGGAGTCCTCGAGGGTGGCGGAGTCGCCCTCCTCGGTAGCCATCTCGACCATGATCGCGAGGTCCTCGATGCGGCCGTCGAGTCCGGTGAACTTGTCGAGCTCGCCCTGGAGCGTGGAGAGGCGGCCGGTGACCCTGGTTGCGTTGTCCTGGTTGTCCCAGAGGTCAGGTGCGGCGACCTGCTCGCCGAGGTCGGCGATCTCGGTGCGCATCGCGTCCAGGTCGAGGACCTGACCGATGGTCTTCATGGTCGCCTGAAGCGTCTTGATCTCTGCGTCGAAGTCGGTGCCTGCCACAAGCGGCAACACTACGGGACCGACCGATGCACAGCGCGGTCCGCCCGGGCAGGTCCCCCGACCCTGCCCGGACGGACCCAGACCAGCTACTTCGCGCAGAGCACCCGCGGCGTACCGACGGCGGCGAAGCCCTTGGGGGTGAGGCTCGAGTCGAGGTTGAACCGCAGGCGGTAGACGTTGGTCAGGTCGATCGCAGGATCGGTGATCGTCCCGACGCCCAGCAGTGCCGAGTAGCGGGTCGCACCGTCGGCAACCACCTGCACGCCACCAGTGCTGCCGGTCTCGGAGGTGTCGGTCAGGGCGTACGTCGCCTCCAGCGAGGTGCACAGGCGGCCGATGGTGAACTCGGCGTAGCCGGGCGTGCCCGGCGTGCTCTGGACGATGCTGGAGCTGTAGTCCATGGTCCCGATGGTGGCCAAGGTGACGATCGCCTCGGTGCGCGGCCCGGTGAAGGAGGTCGTGAGGTCCTGCCAGGCATAGACGGTGACCTCCATCGTCTTGCTGTACCCCTTCGCGCGACCGTCGGTGCCGGGCTTGGCGACGCGGTACTCCCGCACGCCACCCTCCTCGGGGTTGTCGGTCACCTTGTAGCTGCCGTTCTTCTTGACGCGCGTCGTGCCGCTCTTGGCCCAGCGCTTCTGCTTCTCCAGGCGCTGCTCGAGCACGACCTTCTGCCCGGCGGCGCTCGGCTTGACCCGGCCGCGGACGACGACCTTGCCCTCCCCCGCGACGATCTTGCTGGTGTTGACCGAGGCGGTCACCTTCCAGGTGACCTTGGCGGCCTTCGCCTCGGCGCTGGTGGCGGGCGCCAGCAGGCCTGCGGCAATGAGTACGGCGGTCACGGCGGCTACGCGTCGCATGGGTGTCTCCCTCGTCTTGGTCGTGGGCTGTCCCCACGAATGCGTCATCTCTGCGATGACATGTCAGCCATGAGATGCACCCGGATGCCATTTGGTTGTGCCGGATCGTGCAAGGCCGGCAGCTAAGCCTCGATCCACCGATGGGCAGGGGCTGAGCGTCCGCGGTCGCTGAGGCGGGGTCTTCGAGTGTGTGGGCGTGGCCGACCGTCTGGCCTCGCTGCCAGGTTGTTCCGGGTTGGTCGTTGTGCCGGTGTCGGCTGGGGGTGGTCAGGTCGTCGGTGCCGGTGGTGGTCCGCAGGCCCGGGTGAACAGGTCGCTCCAGGCGGTCTCCCAGGGCCATCCGGTCGGGAGGTGCAGAGTCACTCTTCGTGCCGAGGAGGCGACCCGGGCGGGCACGGCGATCAGCTTGCGGCGGATGGTCGCGGTGGTGGCTTTGGCGAGTCCCGGGCCGGTGATGGTCGCGGCTGCTCTGGTCAGGTTGAACGCTATGACGGCCAGCACGAGCCAGGCGGCGTTCGCTGCGAACTTTCCCGATGGCAGATGCGCGAGGGCGGAGCCCTTGAGGTCGGAGTGGACCTGTTCGATGATCGCGTGGCCGCGGTGGGTCTTGTCCGCGGCCACCGTGCCGGCCACGGCCGGGTCTGTGGTGGTGAAGAAGGCGTGGAAGCGCCAGGTGTCGAACAACGTCTCCTGACCATTCTTGGCGGACGTGTTGAGGTCGGGGATCCGGCGGACCACGAGCCGTCCGGTGACTTGGTCGGCTTTCTTCTTGGAAGTGAACGCGGTGAACGGAATCTCGGCGACCTCGGCGCGGGAGACCCACGTGTTGGTGGGTTCATCGAAGACGGCGTCGGTGTACTCGATGGTGGTCCAGGCATCGTCACCGATGGTGGCGATCGCCGCCTTGACCTTGGGATCCATTCGCACGGTGACCGAGATGTCGGCGCCACCGCGCAACGCCGCGTTGACCACCTCGGCGCCGTAGAACGCGGAGTCGGCTCGCAGCATCGGGCGCAGATCGGACTTGGCGGGCAGTTTGCTGGTGGTCTTCAACGCGTCGGCGACCAGGCGTTTCGCGCCCCGCGGTGAACCACATGATCCCTTCCGGAGCCGGTGGGCCACGATCACCGGCGCGGACTGGCTCGTGGACACGACAGCGAGCAGCGCGTTGAGCCCACGCACGCCGGAGTAGCCGTAGCCAGAGCCCTGCTTGGCGTGCCCGTGGACCTCGACGATGGTGTCGTCGATGTCGATCATCACCCGCTCGCTGGTGTCAGGTGAGGTCACGATCAGCGGTGCCTGCTCGGCCAGCCCGGCCAAGAACCTCGAGGCGACAGCGTCGAGCTGGCGGACGTGGCCGAAGCTGAACGTGCGCAGGAACGAACCCAGCGTCGAGGGCGCGTAGGCGTTCGTGAACACCCGGCCCATCCCGCCGTGACGGAGCAGCGCCATGTCATCGATGCTGTCCGCGCCGGCGACCATCCCGGCGACCAGCGAGGACACCTTCAACCCCGCGTTCGCGCCCTTGTCGGTCGGCACAGTGAGGTGGGCTTGGGCCAGTTCCTGGAGTCCCGCGGATCGGGCCAGCGCGAGGACCGGGACCAGCCCGGCCGACGACACGAGATTGGGATCATCGAACACTGCCGACGTGGCACGGGGCGTGTGGCAAAGTTGCATCTACGAGATGCCCTTCGTCTTGGTGAGAATTGGGACCCTGAAGAAGTCCGATTTTCCCAGCACGTAAGGGCATTCTCACTTCACGACGCGCTCACAACCTCAAGCTCATCGGTGGATCGAGGCTAAGGTCTTGCCACATGGGCGACCCGAAGCGCTACGACCTGATTGTGATCGGCGCCGGCTCCGGCAACACCGTCGTGGACGACCGCTTCTCGTCGTGGCGGGTGGCGATCATCGAGCGCGCCGCCTACGGCGGCACCTGCCTCAATCGGGGCTGCATCCCGTCGAAGATGTTCGTGGTCCCGGCCGACCGGGCTCGGGAGGCGGCCGACGGCGCCCGCCTCGACGTACGCACGTCGTACGACGGGGTGGGGTGGGCGGCACTGCGCGACCGGGTCTTCGGGCGCACCGACGCGTCGTCGCGCGCTGGCCGCGACGCCCGCGAGGGGCTCGACCACGTCGACACCTTCAAGGGCACCGCCACCTTCACCGGTCCGCACACCCTGCGCGTGGCACTCGAAGGCGGTGATGAGGAGGAGCTGACCGCCGACCGCATCGTGCTCGCGACCGGCAGCCGGCCGGTGGTGCCCGACCTGCCCGGGCTCGCCGACGTCGAGCACCACACCAGCGACACCGTCATGCACCTCGAGGCGCTGCCGCGGACCATCGGCATCCTCGGCGGTGGGTACGTCGGCTGCGAGTTCGCCCACGTCTTCGCGTCGCTCGGGTCGACGGTGGTGCAGATCGAGGCCGAGGACACGCTCCTGGGCAACCAGGACGCCGACGTCGCACGGCTCTTCACCGAGCACGCGTCGCTCCAGTGGGACGTGCGCACCGGCACCACGGTCGAGCGGTTCAGCCAGGACGGCGACGCGATCATGATGCACCTCGACCGTGGCGACCCGGTCACCGTCGACACCCTGCTGGTCTGCGTCGGTCGTCGCCCCAACTCCGACGGACTGGGGCTCGAGGCCGCCGGCATCGAGGTCGACGACAACGACCGGGTCGTCGTCGACGAGCACCAGCACACCTCCGCCGAGAGCGTGTGGGCGCTGGGTGACATTTCCTCCCACCACCCGCTCAAGCACGTCGCCAACCACGAGGCGCGCGTGGTGCAGCACAACCTGCTCCACCCGGCCGACCCGGTCGAGGCCGACCACCGCTACGTCCCCAATGCGGTCTTCACCTCCCCCCAGATCGGAGGCGTCGGGCTCACCGAGGCAGAGGCGCGCGAGCAAGGGATCGATGTCGCGGTGGCCACGAGCACGTACGCCGGCATCGCCTACGGCTGGGCGCTCGAAGCCGACGACGAGGGTTGGTTCTGCAAGCTCGTCGCGGATCGGTCGACCGGACTCCTGGTCGGCGCCCACCTGATCGGCCCCCTGGCAGCGACTCTCGTGCAGCCGCTGATCACCGCCATGTGCCTCGAGCAACCCGTAGCCGGTCTGGCGCGAAGCCAGTACTGGATCCACCCCGCGCCCACCGAGGTCGTGGAGCAGGCCCTGCTCGCCCTGGAGAAGGAGCTCAGCGCAGGACGGTGACCGCCGCGGTGCCGGTGGCCGCGATCTCCGGCTCGTCGGGAGAGCCAGGGATGGTCAGCGGGAGCTTCAGTGGCGCACTCAGCTGCACGGTCACCTTGGCGTCGGTCTCGTTGACGTCGGACGTGGCTCGGATGCCGGGGTACTTCTCGTAGGCGCCGGAGTCCTTCAGGTACGCCGCGACCGCCCGGTCGACCTGGGTCTCCAACTGGTCGAGGCGATCGGCGGGGATGCCCTTCTCGTAGGTGCCTACCGAGCCGAGGTCAGCGCCGCGGAGGGCCGCGCCGTCGGCAAGGGTGTCGAGCCCCTGGCGCTGGAGGTACGCCGCGGAGGCGTCTACGACGACCACGATCCCCATGATCAGGACGAACGCGAGGCCGACGATCAGGGGGATGGTGGAGCCGCGTTCGTCACGGCACCGTCGTCGGGCTCTTGGTCGGGCCGACCGTCGGTGGACCGGTGGGCGGCCCGCTGGGTTCGTCGTCTGGTTCGTCATCAGGATCCTCCTCTCCCCCGTCGGTGCCGGACTCGACGTACTGCCCGATCGGAACCCGGTGGGTGGCCGAGAGGGCGAAGGTCGGCTTGTCGCCGCCGAGCATCTCGGGCAGCAGCGGCAGGTCCACCCCGGACGTCACCGTCACCGTGATGACCGACGTGCCCTGATGGCACGGCGGACGCGGGTTGCACGTCACCTCGAGATGTGGGGTCATGCCGGGAGAGCCCTGGTCTTTCAAAGTCAGCGCTGCCACTGCGTTGGCACGTTGGAGGCCGACCTGGTCGTCGGGCGCCAGCGCGTAGGCGCGACCAGCCGCACGGGCGGCAGCGCTGACGGCGAAGGATCCGCGTTGCACCTCGAACACCGAGAGGATGATCCAGACCAGAGGGATGATCAAGATGATGCCCAGCCAGACGAACTCGACGAGCCCGCTGCCGCGTTCGTCGCGTCGGCGGTTCACGGGACGTCACCCGGCCCCTGCTCGATGATCGCGTTGCCGCTGACCTCGAGCGGTACCCCCGGCCCGCCGAGCCCCAGGGGCGGCACCTCTGCCCGGATGGTCACCTTGAAGGCGGGCGCCCCGTCGACCTCGACCTGCTCGATCTTGATGTCCTTGGCGAACCGTTCGGAAAGGGCACCGTCGATCTGTTCCCTGGCCTTTTGCTGCCCGCCCTCCGGCGTGGCACCCAGGGTCGCGGCGTAGCGCGCGCCCTCGGCGGCGGCGGAGGCCAGGGTGTTGCGCACGTGCAGCACCAGCGCGAGCTGGAGGATGCCGAGGAAGAGCGGCAGCAGGAGGA
This is a stretch of genomic DNA from Nocardioides sp. InS609-2. It encodes these proteins:
- a CDS encoding Tad domain-containing protein, which produces MPLIVGLAFVLIMGIVVVVDASAAYLQRQGLDTLADGAALRGADLGSVGTYEKGIPADRLDQLETQVDRAVAAYLKDSGAYEKYPGIRATSDVNETDAKVTVQLSAPLKLPLTIPGSPDEPEIAATGTAAVTVLR
- a CDS encoding IS1380 family transposase, whose amino-acid sequence is MQLCHTPRATSAVFDDPNLVSSAGLVPVLALARSAGLQELAQAHLTVPTDKGANAGLKVSSLVAGMVAGADSIDDMALLRHGGMGRVFTNAYAPSTLGSFLRTFSFGHVRQLDAVASRFLAGLAEQAPLIVTSPDTSERVMIDIDDTIVEVHGHAKQGSGYGYSGVRGLNALLAVVSTSQSAPVIVAHRLRKGSCGSPRGAKRLVADALKTTSKLPAKSDLRPMLRADSAFYGAEVVNAALRGGADISVTVRMDPKVKAAIATIGDDAWTTIEYTDAVFDEPTNTWVSRAEVAEIPFTAFTSKKKADQVTGRLVVRRIPDLNTSAKNGQETLFDTWRFHAFFTTTDPAVAGTVAADKTHRGHAIIEQVHSDLKGSALAHLPSGKFAANAAWLVLAVIAFNLTRAAATITGPGLAKATTATIRRKLIAVPARVASSARRVTLHLPTGWPWETAWSDLFTRACGPPPAPTT
- a CDS encoding TadE/TadG family type IV pilus assembly protein, with the translated sequence MRFPRRDQRGAAVVDFVFVLILLLPLFLGILQLALVLHVRNTLASAAAEGARYAATLGATPEGGQQKAREQIDGALSERFAKDIKIEQVEVDGAPAFKVTIRAEVPPLGLGGPGVPLEVSGNAIIEQGPGDVP
- the prfB gene encoding peptide chain release factor 2 → MAGTDFDAEIKTLQATMKTIGQVLDLDAMRTEIADLGEQVAAPDLWDNQDNATRVTGRLSTLQGELDKFTGLDGRIEDLAIMVEMATEEGDSATLEDSERELLRIKKSVESLEIRTLLNGEYDVREALVSIRSGAGGVDAADFAEMLMRMYTRWAEQHNYPVEVYETSYAEEAGLKSATFAIHAPYAYGTLSVEAGTHRLVRISPFDNQGRRQTSFAAVEVVPVLEQTDEIDIPDEEIRTDVYRSGGPGGQSVNTTDSAVRLTHIPTGTVVSCQNEKSQLQNKASAMVVLKAKLLALKKAEEKAHLDGMRGDVQASWGDQMRNYVLNPYQIVKDLRTGYESGNPSSVFDGDIDPFIEAGIRWRRGAERAEA
- a CDS encoding mycothione reductase, translated to MGDPKRYDLIVIGAGSGNTVVDDRFSSWRVAIIERAAYGGTCLNRGCIPSKMFVVPADRAREAADGARLDVRTSYDGVGWAALRDRVFGRTDASSRAGRDAREGLDHVDTFKGTATFTGPHTLRVALEGGDEEELTADRIVLATGSRPVVPDLPGLADVEHHTSDTVMHLEALPRTIGILGGGYVGCEFAHVFASLGSTVVQIEAEDTLLGNQDADVARLFTEHASLQWDVRTGTTVERFSQDGDAIMMHLDRGDPVTVDTLLVCVGRRPNSDGLGLEAAGIEVDDNDRVVVDEHQHTSAESVWALGDISSHHPLKHVANHEARVVQHNLLHPADPVEADHRYVPNAVFTSPQIGGVGLTEAEAREQGIDVAVATSTYAGIAYGWALEADDEGWFCKLVADRSTGLLVGAHLIGPLAATLVQPLITAMCLEQPVAGLARSQYWIHPAPTEVVEQALLALEKELSAGR